In Novipirellula caenicola, a single window of DNA contains:
- a CDS encoding diadenylate cyclase, translated as MRRHLNELIEQIRLADALDIGIVTLLIYVGLVWLRHRSTQSLGVMIALLAALYVLAGWLEMYLTTMIFQYGIIAILFSIIVIFQQDIRHGIERLVSSRWLRQGTHDSSDSGIIDTIVESVAALARDQIGALIVFPGREPLTRHMRGGVLVDAEISEPLLLSIFHPQSPGHDGAVLIEDSRIRQLSLHLPLSSNLTKVQGSGTRHTAALGLSECCDALVVVVSEERGTITTAHGGELTEVDPAGLAQRLEQFLASQTVTNDLRGESGWDRWFMGFASLSLAVLLWILFAYQTATLQRTIIVPIEYRNLAADWVVAEPRSSYAEVTLVGSDKAFKILDVSAITVSLELEDVQLGIPKRLSTEQALTNVPSELSVNEIVPRWVDVIVRKK; from the coding sequence ATGCGGCGTCATTTGAATGAATTGATCGAGCAGATTCGCTTAGCCGATGCTTTGGACATCGGTATCGTGACGCTATTGATCTACGTTGGCTTGGTTTGGTTACGACATCGGTCAACCCAGTCGCTTGGGGTGATGATTGCGTTGTTGGCCGCCCTGTATGTCTTAGCAGGGTGGTTGGAAATGTATTTGACCACGATGATTTTCCAGTACGGGATCATCGCGATCCTCTTTTCGATCATTGTGATCTTTCAGCAGGATATTCGGCACGGCATCGAGCGGCTGGTGTCGTCACGATGGCTACGGCAGGGCACCCATGACTCATCCGATTCAGGCATCATCGATACGATTGTCGAATCAGTGGCGGCGCTTGCTCGTGATCAGATCGGTGCCTTGATTGTGTTCCCAGGCCGTGAACCGCTGACCCGGCACATGCGTGGTGGCGTGTTGGTGGATGCCGAGATCAGTGAACCGCTGCTGTTGAGCATCTTTCATCCCCAATCACCCGGCCATGATGGTGCGGTGTTGATTGAAGATTCGCGGATACGGCAGCTAAGTTTGCATCTGCCGTTATCGTCCAATTTGACGAAAGTGCAAGGCAGCGGAACTCGTCATACCGCTGCGTTGGGATTGTCCGAGTGCTGTGATGCCTTGGTGGTTGTCGTCTCCGAAGAACGTGGGACGATCACCACCGCGCATGGCGGCGAACTGACCGAGGTCGATCCCGCAGGCTTGGCTCAAAGGCTCGAGCAATTTTTGGCTAGCCAGACCGTGACGAACGATTTGCGAGGCGAGAGCGGATGGGACCGATGGTTCATGGGGTTCGCGTCGCTGTCGCTGGCGGTTTTGCTGTGGATTTTGTTTGCGTATCAAACGGCCACGCTACAGCGAACGATCATTGTGCCGATCGAATATCGAAATTTGGCCGCTGATTGGGTCGTCGCCGAGCCGCGATCAAGTTATGCCGAGGTGACGTTGGTGGGATCGGATAAAGCATTCAAAATTCTTGACGTTTCAGCAATCACGGTCTCGTTGGAACTCGAGGATGTGCAATTGGGAATCCCGAAGCGGTTGTCCACCGAGCAGGCCTTGACCAACGTCCCGAGCGAATTGAGTGTCAACGAGATCGTACCTCGGTGGGTTGATGTGATCGTTCGCAAAAAATGA
- a CDS encoding carbon storage regulator gives MLVLSRKSGESIRLGDDIVLTVHRTQGNRVQLAIEAPREVPIRRAELRSTPRTGSPRENVSVSRLQDYLRRSA, from the coding sequence ATGTTAGTTCTTAGCCGCAAATCAGGTGAATCGATTCGACTTGGCGACGACATTGTCCTGACCGTCCATCGCACTCAAGGCAATCGCGTCCAACTCGCGATCGAGGCTCCACGCGAAGTGCCCATCCGGCGTGCAGAACTTAGGTCAACGCCGCGAACTGGTTCGCCGCGAGAAAACGTCTCGGTCAGTCGCTTGCAAGACTACCTGCGCCGATCCGCTTGA
- a CDS encoding Rho termination factor N-terminal domain-containing protein, protein MVKWSDKDERQYDHIKQSQLERGKSEDDAEEVAARTVNKQRRHEGRTPNQKTQGTGNPNTRLEERTVDELRNLAADLEISGRSKMNKADLIDAIRSRR, encoded by the coding sequence ATGGTTAAATGGTCTGATAAAGACGAACGACAGTACGATCACATCAAGCAGAGTCAACTTGAACGTGGCAAGTCCGAGGACGATGCCGAAGAGGTGGCCGCGCGGACGGTCAATAAACAACGTCGTCACGAAGGCCGGACTCCGAATCAAAAGACGCAAGGCACGGGGAACCCCAACACACGACTCGAAGAGCGTACGGTGGATGAACTGAGGAATTTGGCGGCGGACCTGGAAATTTCGGGACGCAGCAAAATGAACAAGGCCGATTTGATCGACGCGATTCGAAGTCGTCGCTAG